The DNA segment GTAAGGTAAAGATGTTTGTAAAATCAACTCAAGTGTGTTGTCTTTGACTAGATAAATACACAGCAGAAAGGATAGATAGATTGTTCACTAAAATCTTTCTTTACATTGCACTTTGTCTGTGTTCAGTTGCAAGGAAGATGTTGAGTGTCttgttttcactttatttttccaaCATTGGATTTTAGGTCCCTGAAGCAACTGAGACTattctctgaaggaaaaaaaaaaaagattaattgaTGAATTACATTCttgattaatttctttctgctttccttttgctaTTCTTTCTAAATACGCTGAATGTTAAAGAAGTTTGTTTGGTTGTCTTTCAAACACCTGCCTATTTCAGAATCAAATGAAAGAGCTATCTTTGATGGCAACAGAAAGTCTGCACAGCAATCACACTATCTGGTTTGGCCATTTTCCCACCTCAACAATCATCTCCTCAGCCCCAGGCATACGAACATTAATGAGGTaagatacttcttttttccctgtatgTTTTCAGTCTGAAGTACATTTCTTGCCTCTCTTCACATGCTTGCGTGTcacttttcaggttttctgcagTGGTATTTCCTTCCCGCCCAAACAATCACAATTCTTGTGTTCTTTTATTAGTTCTGCCACAGCCTATTTATGTGGACATCTCCATACACTGGGTGGGCTGATGCCAGCCTTGCACAGTCAACACCGTGGCGGCACTCTGGAACTTGAATTGGGAGACTGGATGGATAACAGGAGGTAAGTAAAACCTGTGTGAGCAAATTACTATATGGAGCCTACCTGGTTATACTGTGATTCCCTTTTATGCTGTTTGGAGAATTTGAAAGAAGCATTAGATCTGCCTGACTGGTTATTACTATTAGTGCTTTTGAGAAATTTCTCTtaagtttgggatttttttttccctataccAACAGTGTGCTAAtaaattaagtaatttttttattcattcttggtgtttaaaaattaaaaagaggatATCTAAATATTGAGTATGCGTTTAGTATTCAAAATAGACAAATATATTGTAATAAAATTCAGCATCtgataaaaatcagaattttagaGACGGAAATAGTCTACCTGAGAAATGTTATGTTAGCAGCATATCAAAACGTGTCCGATGCTATATGGAATGTATAGTAGTATATTAGCCTTTATTCTGCAGTGATCCTAAGACACTTGTATGCATGCAGGAAGAGAGCACACTGGGGTCTTTGTCCATAACTAGAGTACCTACTCAGACACTGTAGTAATGTACATTATATTTGAAATCTTTAACATAATGTTCATCTAACTGAGTCATGTGCAAAATTCAATAGATCTTGATGTTCAGAATTTTGAGTAGTGCTTCAGTGATTTATAATAAAATGAAGCTGATTAGAGGTAACCAGCTGTACAGAAATACAGCAAGTTGTTTAATATGGGATCACCTACAGAGgagaataaatggaaaataaacaagttCTGTTTAGGAACTTGGGAAGCATGGGACTCAGCTGTGCATGCAGTAATTTgtattaacaatttttttttccctttcattatAGGTACCGGATCCTTGCGTTTGATCATGACCTCTTTAGCTTCGCAGATCTTAACTTCGAAGAATGGCCTGTAGTTCTCATCACCAATCCCAAATCCTTCCTTTACAGCAGTTCTGCTCATGAGCCACTAGTCAAAATTCTTCATTCCACTCATGTCAGGTACGCTGTAGTCTTTTGATTTCACAATATTTAACTACATCTTAATAGTTGGGGGTCTGTCTTGGTTGTGATGTACAtctatatttatatgtatatacccaaaatgtattaattttttttaaatgtgtgtctACTGTTCTCAGAATCCCCTTTTCTCTGGAAGTTTGTTCTTGAGAACTCACTTTGTATCATATCTGTGATAAAAGGAGATTATATAGTAGCAATTCATGTTTATTTATGCAGTTATTTCCCCCTAAAGTCAATTAAACTTTTTTATGTACCCAAAGCTGGTAGAGTTAGATTAACACATAATCTCTGTTATTTATTTCACATGTTCACATCTGACACCGATGATTTCAGgattttgtatgtatttttctaagTGTTTTCTCTGTTGGCTTCAGACTTCTAAGCCTCTTGTCTTTCCAGTTTTACATCCCTTATATATTAAAGCATCTGAAGCCTCTGCCAATTTTCATATTGGTTTTAGATCTTTCCATCCTTCCTtttctaccttttctttttttatttgtatttcaaatttCTGTGCCCTTTCCAGTGTCTTAAATTTGCTGTTAGACCAATAGGCATGAAATACATATTGCATACACAGAATTACAATTAAAAGAGGTTCATCATACTTTCAGTTAGGAAGCAGTGTCCTACTAAGTCTACCTACTTTCCAGTTTCCTATTTAGAACCTTATCTGAACTTTATCTGAACCTTTCTGAtgattatattaaatatatgaaCTGGTCAAATCATTCAACGTAGAAGCAgtgaatcatttaggttggaaaagacctttaagattattgAATCCAACCATATTGTTCTGTAAAACTCCTCCATAAATAagggaggccaacagcatcctggcctgtatcagaaacagtgtggccagcaggacaaggggagtgattgtccccctgtactgggcactggtggggctgcacctcAAACACTGTGTTGAGGTTTGAGCCCCTCACggcaagagggacattgaggtgctggagcgtgtccagagaagggcaacggagctgctgaagggtctggagcacaagtcttgtgaggagcagctgagggaactggggttgtttagcctggagaaaaggaggctcaggggagacatTATTGCTTtttacaactacctgaaaggaggttataGCGAGGTGCttgtcagtctcttttcctgGGTAACAggtgataggatgagaggaaacagtctcCAGCTGCGCCAGAGCAGgttaggttggatattaggaaaacttcttcactgaaaggaaagggtggtcaagcgttggaacaggctgcccagggaagtatcactgtccctggaggtatttgaaagacatgtagatgtggcacttagggacatagCTTAGTGGTGGACTCCTTCCTTTGACTGAAACATGCTCTGGAATGCCTTTTGTATtaccagaaataaaagaagttttatGTGCAATACATTGAGTCTACATTAGTATGGCTGTTTCTCTGAAGATAAGCACTGCCAAGTGATACTGAATTTGTTGGTATCTCAGATCTGTAATACCAGTCTTGCGTTCCACTCAGTTTCTCATAAATTCAGTTATAAAGATTGAGAGGTTATGTTTTGGCtagcaaaagtaaaaagcaggaaccaaacaaacaaacaaaaaaaataacaaaggacTTTAGAGAGAGAGACTGGCAATTTTTAATTGAGGTATCTACAAGTATTTGATtatgtgtctgtctgtgtgcaGGAGGATGCATCCCACTTGTGTTAGCAAATGTTTTGACAGCAAGAGTTCTAAGATTATTTCTGCCAGGACCTGAGGATCTCTGCCACTTTTGCAGCTGTTCCACAGCCCGGTTTTCTATCCTAATCTTTTGCACAGTACCATACTGAACTTCTCTCTTTAACTGTAGGAAAGAGCTACCATGTGACCGTTAGCCTACATATTTcaccattttaatttctaacTCTTTTGAACTCTGAAGTACAAGGTAGCATAATCTTTAGGGACTTTTCTTCAGGAAGTAAAGACAAATCTGCAAGTCCTGTaacaaatctgtttattttactttttattcacTCCTTAGAATTCTGGCCTTCTCTCCTTCTGTCATTATCTCTGTCAAAGTCAATATAGACGGAGTTCACTTGGGGAACGCGCATCAAGTGTCTGGCCCTCTCTATGTACTGAAGTGGAGCCCACAAAACTACAGTGAAGGGTTCCATCACATAGATGTGACTGTCCAGGTAAGGTACCTGTTGGCATTCTTTGTATTGGATTTCTGTGTGGTCATGTCTGCTCCATCACCCTTCTGCATCACATAACTAGGGACAAAATATGTGATAACAGACTTCCTTTCATATTTATCTGATTACAAAAACCAAAGgatttattaaatgaaaaaactCTGCTGAGCACTAAAGCATTTGTAAAGCCTCTGGACAAAATAAAGGATTCTTATTTTCACGAGAAATATAGTAAGACATGACAGAAGAGCAAGTAATTGgtcaaaaataaattcagtaacAGACAACAATTAACTTTTAAGGTTgtcttgggaaagaaaagatcGGGTTTGATCaaggaaaataggaaataaCATCATGTTAGTCCAGAAGGCAAAGGAACTGGATCCTGGAAGATTGGAATACTGTCTTTGATTATCTGTTTGAAGTTCTTTTCATGATTTCTTACAGTCTGACAGTGAATATGGTTTCTGTTTCCCAGAACATCAGACTTAACTGGTATTAGATTCCTGGgtgcaaaaaatgttttccagtgaaCGCTTCTGTTCTTgtactatattttatttttgtatcttcAAGTGGTCTTGGAAGAACTCGGATCAGACTGTTCTAACATTCTGCACATTTGCACAATACTAATGGGATAGTTGGGAAAATGGGAAGCTTTGTCCTGCTTGATGGAACCCAGCTAGGCATTATTTTTCACAGGACAAAAGcgataatgctttttttttctaatggccTTTTTGTACTGCCAGTGTTCGACCTCCTAGcttgttactgttttctgtgatgCTTTACTTGGgaaagctgcatttatttttttggttttttaatgatGATGAAAACATATGCACAAAGCTGAGTAACCTTTGAAGAGGGTTATACAGGCCTGCCTAGCAGTAGTTTGCTTGCAAATTATGCTTGTTATCAGGTAGCTgaatgggatttttaaaaaaataatttcctttcccctccattCATAAATAACTATTACATCTAGTAACTGAATAGTTCTGGGAAAATAAGGAGGGTGAAGTGTTAACTGGAGTTAGGTACCTGGAGAAAATACGAACACTCACTTGCTGTGCATTGTTTCTGGGATTGCCCAAGTATTGTCTCAGCTGTTATCAGACTGAGCATACTGAATCCTTTACCATAAATACACCATTGATTTTGTACTGGAAGATAAGATGTTGTATcgggtttgtgtggcaaggttttggttaGCAgaggggctacaggggtggcttctgtgaggagctgccagaagTTTTCCCTGTGTCCACcggagccagtgccagctggctccaagacagaccagccactggccaaggccgagcccatcaggaacggtggtagcacctctgtgatagcACCTCTGTGAcagcatatttaagaagggggtgggggtgagcgGGGGaagctgtgcaacagcagccagctgagagCAGTGCAAATATGTGAGGGAatcaactctgcagacaccagggtCGGTGctgaaggagggcaggaggtgctccaagcactggagcagattcccctgcagcctgtggtgaagaccatggtgaggcaggctgtccccctcagcccacAGAGGGTAATGGCGGAGCcgatatccacctgcagcccgtggaggaccccaccagagcaggtggatgcccgaaggaggctgtgacctgtgggaagCCTGTGATGGAGCAGACTCCTGGCAGGCCCTGTGCCTCGTGCAGAGAGGAGCCCGCGCTGGGGCAGgtgggctggcagggcttgtgacccagtgggggacccacgctggagcagtcgGTTCCTGAAGGGACTGCaccccgtgggagggacccacgctggagcagtttgtgaagaactgtagcccatgggaaggactcatgctggagaagttcatgaagaactgtctcccgtgggagggacaccgtgctggagcagggaagagtgtgaggagtcctcccctgagggggaaggagcagcagagacaatgtgCGATGACCTGACCAAACGCCTCACTCCCTGTCCCCCTGAGCCACTGCAGGAGAGGTGGTAGAggaaatcaggagtgaagttagcctgggaagaagggaggggtgggaggagggtgtttttaagatttggttttacttCACAATATCCTGCTCTGAtctgattggtaataaattgaactaatttccccaagttgagtctgttttgcctgtgccAGTAATTGGTAGTGATCTCCCTCTCCCTATCTCgacccacaagctttttgttctactttttctctcccctgtccagctgaggagggcagtgacagaatggctgtggtgggcacctggtgtccagccagggtcaacccaccacagatgTCAGTGTTACACATGCAGAAATATCGAATTGATGAATAAATGTGGCACTGTTATTGATTAGCAATATCAGTTACTAGCAAATATGTCAGAAAAGAAGCATGACAAAGcttcaaagtattttaagatGGGCTATTATCTAGAACTgagctttcagaaaacaaggGGGGGGAGTAGTCACTGTCTTCTACAAACTGCTGAATCTCTGACAGGATCTCATTATACACAGCACTTTGGTGATTATAAAATCATAATCTTAATTTACTTGAAACTACAAAATTGGCAGTAAGTATTCCTTTGTAGGTAAAGTATTTAATATGGCAGTATGCCAGACATGCATGTGCCAATCGGatctttccagaaaagctgcagtgatGATTAAAAACTTTAACTAGGTATTTTGTGCGCTACTGGTATCTAATTGCTCTCTTATTTTCTGTCAATCTAGGATGCTTCAGGAAGAATTAGCACACGGAGCCATATATTTGCTATGGAAGAAAATCTCTCTCGTAGATTTGACTTTTGGCCATCTGTTATTCTTCTCATTGACTACTATGTTCTAGTAAGTACTTTCAGCAAAACAGCTGTCATTCCATGTTGGTTTCCCCAGAGACTGCACAAGGCATTTTCCTAATTCCTGGCTGACTTGAATGCACTTTGCTGTTTCCAGATATGACTCCATTGGaatttcacaaatatttcaagTTTCCTTTCTTAAGTTGCGCGTTTCAAATGTGAATGTGCAGCAATGGTTCATGCAAACATTTGACTTAGTCGATTTAGTCACAGTTGTCCATTTCTGGGCATTGGTATACATACAGTTTGTGCAagcaagaaatggaaaagcagctaTGGACATAgtagaaaaaggaaacattaaatCAAAGAAGACTTCACTGTGGCCTATTGCAATACATGTACTggcaaaaaggctggaaaaagtCTCAAATCAGCTGCTGACGTTGTAGCTAGCTCTAGcaaagaggaaggcaaaatTCCCATTGGCCTCAGTGAGTTCCAGGTCATACGCGGAACTGTTACAGCTCAGTACATGCAAAGAAGGCATGCCATAATAGATTAGGTGCACTTACAGAGCAAGATGGAAAAGTCCACATGACTGTAGATAGTATCATAATTGGCTCAAAATTATATTACTTTTGTTAATCAGTAACTGATAGTCTCCCCAATGTTTTGAACTGCATTTCTATTTAGTACACACTGTTTTATATAGGAAGTGTATTTACACTTTTTCAATGGATGTGGTTTACAATCCATTTTTCTAAAGATTCAGGTCTATCACTTTGAGCCATCCAACTGAATTCAAGTCCATAAAATGCAGGTTCAATAACTTGGAAACTCCTAAGTTTCGTTTTGTTCTTCAGTTCAATGGCACCATCAAGCTTTGAATATGTGTTTCAGTTAGCAATCTTTGTATCGTTCTTTCAATGTCCATAAGGCTCAAAGGCAGCTACTGCTCCAGGGCTGGCTTAGAGTGACAACTGTCTTTTCAGGCTCGTGTGCTCTTTGGACTGATTGTGCTGATTCAGATCACCTTGCTCGTTATTTTCAGATACCTCCAAAAGCCAGCGCTTAAAGGTATGTACCGGTGTTTGTCTGTGGTTTTTAGACGTTCTGATTTCCCTaaactttttttcactgtttatcTGTATGCTAACAATACGTAAGTAATAGCACTGTTAATCACCATGCGCGTTCTGCATCTAGTACTGTGGGCTTTGATTGGGTTCTCAGAAACTGCTGGTTTGCTTTTAAGGGGACCCAGAAAATCTTCTGTATatcaaaaaaagtaaattaaaaccTAAAAACTGGATCAGGTATCTtgtgtttaaacaaaaattcAATTAATTGACGTCTaaaggtttaattttaattgtcGCACTGAAGAATGCAACGCATAGGGaaaggaatgttttattttgcattagttCTGCATGTGTGCTTGTTTCAGTAGAGCTGGCACAAAATTCAGTTACCTGAGTGGAGAAACAATTTCCttctataaaaataatgtttgttgATCTTTACAAAAAGCATGAACAGGCTTGGGTCTTTCTCAAAGACCAGTTCTATCATAACTTGGTATTTTGTTTGTGATAAATCTGGTAGATTAAACTTAATAATGTTAAGCTTGTGGTATTTATCCTTTAAACAATTGCTTGAACCACAGCTTACTAATGAGATTTTTCTGGAAGCCACCTCCCTTCCTATTCGTGTCAGTGTATGTCCTTTGCTTAATACTGATCACATAGCATCCTGAGGTAACTACAGCAACTGCCCTCATAGAAAAAGAATAGATGAACAGATTTTCAGGTGCCTTTATGGTACTCAGCAGCTAAAAATGAAGAGCTAGCACTCTGATCAGCTAGGTCCCTGTAGACCATGACAAATGTTTTACAGATTAGTGAACAAATTATTAGAGCTGTTGATTTCCATTGGTCAAGCTTGCCCTCTGGGAGTTAATGCTTTGTGAGAACTGCAGCCATGTAACAGGTGAAACTCTACAAGCCAACTTTTATAGGAAGGCTCTCTTGATCTCCGAACACTGCCATTTTAACCCCTAGCCTTCGTTTTATCCGATTTGCTATCAGATCTCACTAAGTAGATTTAATCAATGAAAATCCTGTTAATCTAGTCATTGCTGACCAGCCTTTTTGTGTTGGCACAGTTACTTTTTTGAATCTCTTACTTTTCATTTAATATGAACATTCTCCATGTTTTTCACTCTAGCTAACTTAATTTTCTGGGTGTAGAATGGTCATTCAGTTTCACTTACATACAGTAAGTGTACTCATTTAGAATGGCAGCTTCTGATGGTTTTAACATAGATTGTTTATATTTATTGTTTCCTTACTTTCAGGTATCACAGTAGCACCAGAAATGcattcttttgtgtttgttctgtGGACATGCCAAATACTAATTTTATGTTTCTTATTTAATAGAATGAGTAAATAATGTGcacatttgtttcagaaagaccaatattttatatatatatatatgtgtgtgtgtgtgtgtgtgttgcaaCCTGAATTAAgggtatttttcttaaatgttgtCTCTGTTTAGAAAAGCCAGGATTACTTACTCTGACCTCGTATTCCCTTCATGTCTTCAGTAAAACAAATACCTTCTATTACTCAATTATGTTTTTGAATTTATACACCATTCTAGGTAAGTAACCTAGTGTACTGGCAGATATAAATTCGTATTTTTCTATTACACATCAAAGCCTGATGAAAAATGAGACTTCTAGCATCTTGGAGAATGGGGAAAATCGACTTAAGttacaaaataaatgtgaaactTGGAAAGCTAACATCCAAAAGGACTAAAGATTTGTTTGTAAGAGCCTAACTTAAAAGCCCTAGAATGAATTAAAAACTTAATTTAATAAATtgctctgaaagaaaagtgattatttttaatttggctttCACTTATTCTTTGGGTAAGATCTGTGGTGTAAAATGAGTATATGGAATGGACGTTTCATATGACATGTCACTAAGCTTAGCTCTGGTGCTAACAATATCAGTTTATTTCTCCTCTGAtaatataaattacaaaaatagcTCCTTTCTTGGCAGTCAGGGTAGTATGCATAACATAGCGCAGCCTGCCCATTTTGACATCTAAGCTGAGCCAAGCCGGAATTGTTTACGACCATGTCTTTCATATCTTTTACTGTAATTGAGGGAAAAGGCCAGCATTTGGAAGAATCTGCCTTTTCACTTCCTCCCATAAGGAAAAATTTAGTTGTGATGGTCAAAACGGCCAGAGAGATTAAACCAACATGGAAGTATTTTCATTGCATGCCACAGCTCATTGGTGTACCGTAATACTTTCACACCAGGAAGGTTCATCAGATTGCTGTTTGTTGAGGGTGAAAACATGAGCCTCACTGCTATAGACAAGCAGTAGAGAAGTCACGTGCCTCAGTTAACCACTTTGTGCTGAGGAATACGAAAGGCCGTGTGAAAAAGGGGCCACGTCTACATTGTCTTCTCTGATAGCGTTGTATGTTTGGTTTCCTCTCTTGCAGGACCGTGGTTTGTAGGTGAACTGATAGATGGCCAGGTGGGGgcctgtttttcctttgggcTGTTTGTTGGTGGTTCCTTCTTCCAGGGCAGTCTGACATTTGTGGTTGGGATTTTACAGgtacatatttataaaaattaaggCTGACAAACTGCTCTCTTCTGGGGGGGTAGTGGTGTGTCTGATCTTTGTATatgttttttcaagaaaagaggggggtttatatatatagttttataaataaaggaGTCTCGGAAGGATAGAGATTAGTGGCCAGGCCTGACCACAAACAGCTCTTTCTTACCTTTCTGCAAATGTGAAGTACAGAAGGGAAGGAGGTTGTACAATATTTTCTcaaacttctcttttcctctatTCAATGTTGCTTTGGTCTCCCTGGATGTCTGGAGTAGAGGCCATCTCTACAGATTTACCACaccattttttaattctttttatttttttttttgtcctcagTTCAGGTGCAGGTTGCAGTGGTTTAAGCAAGAGGAACTGAAAGGCCAGGGCAGCCTTTGCAGACTGAATAGCCATTCAGCTCAGCGGGCATCACTCCCAGTACACACAAGTCCAGGTTTCCCAGCAGTCTGACCTGCCTGCCCTCTGGTTTTCCCAGCTGCCCTTAGTCTGAAAGAGAGGGTGTTGTTCCTTGGCATTTAAGCCAGACTGTGCTAGTATTGCCTGCTTTGCGGTCTGGCCCTTATGCCAGTGCTAACACTTGTCTCACATCACAGTGGGCTGGGTCAGAGAGCTACACTGACGTAAGGACCTTCCTTTTTTACTGTGCTAGTATTTTGCCAAACTCTAGCTCCCTGAACTAGCTCCAAGAAAGGTCAAATGTGTGCCAGTGCCTCCCCCTGCAAGGGAGTGGACAGGAACGTTTGGCCAGGGACTGAGGCACAGGCAGCCACACGTCTGTCAGCTGCAGAGTCTTGGAACTGCATCCTGAGATCCCAGGTCTGGGAATTGTACTTAGCCCTTACGATGGGGCGGTTTTATATGCTCTTACCTTTCTGTGCCCTCATGCATGTTACCAAGAACACTTGTTTTGCTCATCATCTTacttttctctgctcttcttttcagctgctgtttttcaacCTGCCATTAATGGCCtacctgtgctggtgcctgttGCTGCGATGCCAGGGTTACAGCTTCCGTTCTCATGTCCATCACATCCCACGCCTCGTGGCTGTGCTTGTCCACCTGGCAATGGCACTCCTCCTGGCCTGGCAGGTCTATTCCTGCTATTTCCTGCAGCGAACCTACGGGACCTTggctttcttcctctctccgATGAGAACATGGCTGGTGGTGCTGACCGCAGCTCTGATTTGGAAAACCTGGACACTGAAATCATCTGAGCTCAGAACTTACATTctagaaatgaaaaactgtCAGAGCTCCTGAAGCAAAATATACGTATTCAAAGTTTTTTGACTTAAAA comes from the Falco cherrug isolate bFalChe1 chromosome 7, bFalChe1.pri, whole genome shotgun sequence genome and includes:
- the TMEM62 gene encoding transmembrane protein 62 isoform X6, with translation MKELSLMATESLHSNHTIWFGHFPTSTIISSAPGIRTLMSSATAYLCGHLHTLGGLMPALHSQHRGGTLELELGDWMDNRRYRILAFDHDLFSFADLNFEEWPVVLITNPKSFLYSSSAHEPLVKILHSTHVRILAFSPSVIISVKVNIDGVHLGNAHQVSGPLYVLKWSPQNYSEGFHHIDVTVQDASGRISTRSHIFAMEENLSRRFDFWPSVILLIDYYVLARVLFGLIVLIQITLLVIFRYLQKPALKEKPGLLTLTSYSLHVFSKTNTFYYSIMFLNLYTILGPWFVGELIDGQVGACFSFGLFVGGSFFQGSLTFVVGILQLLFFNLPLMAYLCWCLLLRCQGYSFRSHVHHIPRLVAVLVHLAMALLLAWQVYSCYFLQRTYGTLAFFLSPMRTWLVVLTAALIWKTWTLKSSELRTYILEMKNCQSS